From Myxocyprinus asiaticus isolate MX2 ecotype Aquarium Trade chromosome 10, UBuf_Myxa_2, whole genome shotgun sequence, the proteins below share one genomic window:
- the esd gene encoding S-formylglutathione hydrolase → MALTQVSSNKCCDGYQKVFEHDSSELKCKMKFAIYLPPKAESSKCPVLYWLSGLTCTEQNFITKAGSQQAASEHGIIIVAPDTSPRGCNIEGEDESWDFGTGAGFYVNATQEPWKTNYRMYSYVTEELPRLINSNFPADPEKMSISGHSMGGHGALICALKNPGKYKAVSAFAPICNPIQCAWGQKAFSGYLGTDKSTWEAYDATVLAESYSGPELDILIDQGRDDQFLSSSQLLPDNLIAACSKKKIPVVFRLQQGYDHSYYFIFSFINDHIKHHAKYLNA, encoded by the exons ATGGCATTAACGCAAGTTTCCTCTAATAAGTGCTGCGATGGCTATCAGAAAGTGTTCGAGCATGACAG CTCCGAGTTAAAATGCAAAATGAAGTTTGCCATTTACCTTCCTCCCAAGGCTGAGAGCTCCAAATGTCCAGTGTTATATTGGCTTTCAG GTCTGACATGCACAGAGCAAAACTTCATCACTAAAGCAGGAAGTCAGCAGGCGGCCTCTGAGCATGGAATCATCATTGTAGCTCCAGACACCAGTCCAC GTGGCTGCAATATTGAAGGAGAGGATGAGAGCTGGGACTTCGGAACAGGTGCAGGGTTCTATGTTAATGCCACCCAGGAGCCCTGGAAGACCAACTACCGCATGTACTCGTATGTCACTGAAGAG CTCCCACGGCTTATAAATTCTAACTTTCCTGCTGATCCGGAGAAAATGTCCATCTCTGGTCACTCCATGGGGGGCCATGGAGCACTTATTTGTGCCCTTAAGAATCCTGGGAAATATAAG GCAGTTTCAGCGTTTGCCCCCATTTGTAACCCCATACAATGTGCATGGGGACAGAAAGCTTTTTCTGGCTATCTTGGAACTGACAAGTCAACTTGGGAG GCATATGATGCTACTGTATTGGCTGAATCGTACTCCGGTCCAGAGCTTGATATTCTGATTGATCAAGGCCGTGATGACCAGTTCTTGTCTTCCAGTCAGCTGCTTCCTGACAATCTGATTGCTGCCTGTTCCAAGAAGAAAATTCCAGTAGTTTTCCGTCTTCAGCAG